The DNA window atgacacgtttcaaaataatattatgtcCTTTTCGTTTGACATTTAAATCGAATGCGTGAATGAAATTCTTCTAATGGTGGTTTCAAAAAATAGCTATCCATTCTGAAGGGTATATTGTAgttcaaaaatgtataaattattaacttaattattcttttcgaAAAACAATAATCGTATCTAGGTTTAACAGAAACTTGTTCCATCCactaaatttcgaaatgaatgTCAtactatgaatattttatatatttattaatattttattatgtacattctTCAAATTTGTACGACTTTGTCATAAATACTCGAATATCTGCAGTTTAATTCTTGAAAATGGAATtcagaaattgaaacgaaggAGCTTGTATTTTTCCTAATCTTTATTCATTAATAGTGGAACtgaaataatgaaatcgaacaaactttattcttttcaatttgcaATTGTTAATAGTAAACTTCAAAGACTGAAATCAAAACAAGTTTATTCTCGTCAatcttcaattattattaataatacaatttaaagaCAGAACTGAAGaaagttttattcttttcaatcTCTACTTCCATTTCTTTGAGTAAACTAATTCTTCTACCAGACTAAACCTATATAGTTCAATTTACGTCCACATCAAGTCAATAAATAATCCACAATATATCCAAACTTACTATGCTACGTTTGCTTTCAGGACCAGGATATGTTCGTCACGGAAGGCAGGTGATGCGGCGGAACAACGGTTGGTTGGCCGTTCTGGCCGTTTCACTATTGCTGTCGATTATACGTAACAGCTTAGCGGGTGAACGTTATCCGCTCGATTATGGTAACGCCGAGCTGCCGGTTAACCACAGCAAAACCACTTACAGAACTTACAACTCCAACGAACCATCTTTAGACTCGCAAAACTACTTAAATCCTTCATCAGTTgcaatttcatcaaaatcatCGACCTCGACAACAACACCACTACAATCTCATTTGCACatcaataagaaaaatacTATCTTGTCGAAAGGCGAGACGAAAGCAATAACACGGCGAGCTACGAAGCTCAGCAATATAAATCTGCCTGGCGAAAACTTCAATAACGATCGGTCGATCCATGACGATCGTCGCCAATCCAAACTCGTCGATCCCAACGAACGATCTCGTAACGTTCGAGCAAGCGAGTCTAGCGAACAAGTTGCCGAAGGATCGAACAGTCTCAGCTTGGAAATTCCCGAACAACCGCGTTTATCCTCCTGGATACCTCGCGGCGCGATAAAGAACATATCCAGGCGGATCAACCGCGTGAGACTGCCTGAACCGTCTAAGACGCGGGAACATAAAACGACAACGGAGGCGATTCGAAGAGGAAGCGTGCTGCTGGACAAAGGATATCCGTATTACGGTCACGTCAGGGCGATTTCACACGATGACGACTCGTTGACGACTTCCGAAGGGCAGATCACAGGCGTTAAAAAACGAGAACGTTCAACGAGGAATTCTCatcaaagaaaaagatctGAAAAAGCGAATGCCCTGCAAACTATACCAAACATTAGTCTAGGGGAGACTAATTCTTTCAATGATGCAAAGAGACAAGATCATAGACAGAAAGTCATtaagaaacgatttttaacTGGCTACTCTGtgttctctgtttctctcaaTAGAAGGTTAAATGGGAATTTGAAAGCGACTAAATTGATTACTGCAAGAAGATCGAAAGGCAGACGCGAGAATGGTAAGAAGAGATTTGGACGATCGGTCCGGTATCTGAAAAAGAAACCGAGTCGAAACATAAATCTCGGGCCGTGGTATGCCCCGCGTGATTTCAAGCTTTCGAATAGCGATCCACGAAATGACATATTCAAGACAGGACGCGGTAACCATCATTCTTCGAGAGCCGAGGGTTTCCGGCACCATTCAGCGTCTCATAAATCAATGGCTGCGCGCCGTCACGCGGAGAATACACGCGAATTTAATGGAATCTCACCGAAACAGAGATCAACGATAGGACACGACGACCTAGGAGACAAAGGCACCTATTCTTCTTCGATTCGAGAGAAGAGGAATTTCGTTCTAGCCGGTGATACTTCCGATTCATTACCTAAAGACGAAACTTTGGAGAATGTCACTTTCCATGGAACAATAAAGAGTTTTTTGGAGGATGAGATAGACAACCAAGAGGGAAATATCGTGGAAGAATTGAAGTATGATTTGGTTCAAGATAATTTCACAGAAAATTTGATCGATCAAAGGCAACACAAGTTAGAAGAATTGAATGGAAATGATACGAAAGTATACTCAGTTACTTTAGAGTTGAGGAATGAATCACATTCGAAAAGACATAATTTCAGTACAGATTCAATTAACAGAACGAAATTGGAAGAATCCAGTGCATCGAGTGggaattattcaaatttagtgacaaatattttaacatcgaGTAACGAATCCAGCTTGAAGGGCGACGATATAAATCCGGTTTCAGTTAACAGAACGAAATTagaagaatcaaatgtggaaaATTATTCACACCTAGATTTAATTAACCAAGCAACGTTAGAAGACgcaaatatatcaaaaagtaattatttacgCTTAATGACAAGTATCTTCAAATTAACCAATAAGTCTGATTCAATAAACTACGATACGAATCCAGATTCAATAAACAGAACATTAGTAAAATCGTATATTccaaatagaaattattcaaagacGAATACATTAAAGTCAAGTAACGGATCTTCCTCCACAATCCAAGACACAAGTGAAAACTCGattgacaaaataaaattgaagaaatcgCTAAATAACcaaaaattgtcatcaacagCACCTAGCACAATTAATTCGCGATTAAACACGGACTCTCGAAATTCAAACAACGAATCTGTGTTAATGAGTCCGAATACGAACAACGATCTAATTGGTGGAATGGAATTAGACGCGTCGTGGGCGGAGATTGACGAGAGCCAGGAAGGCGCTATTCAGACAGGCGAGGAAGAAAGGTCTACGCTAAGTAGCGTGACAAAGGAGTCTGAGAACGTATTCGTGAATTCACCACGCGGCTCGGTTACGGCTCAAAGGAATTCCACGCATCTAAGGCACGATATGAACAGTCTAGCCGAAGGAAGCTTTGTCTCCAAGAGCAATGGCCTCTTCCAGGTTACCGGAAGGAACGCTAACGATCCATTCAGTAACTCGTCAACGATGCAACACGGAAGAAAAATGGTCGAGAATTTCAACGTAAATACACTGCCTGATCAATTGCTTGTAAATAATGAGAAACAAACCGAGTCGAAGCTGTCTTTGATACCATTTCAACTACAAAATGTATCTAAAACCGTTACTtttaaggaagaagaaaaagccaGTAGTAGAAGCAATGATAAAGTGGTCTCAAAAAGTAGTAAAATCAATGATAAAGCGGTCTCTGTATCAGACAGCCAAGAATCGAGATCAATCGGGCACGACGAAGGGAAAAGCAACCAACGACGGCTTAATGGTTCCTTAATCGTTCTCAGAAAAGACAAATCTGTTGACTCGAGACCTATAGAGCTGCTGGATCAAAATACTCCGACGAACACCGACGAAATTAAGGCTAATGAACCGACCATAAGATCTTCCTTGAAAAATGACAGAGGAGCCGACGAGTTGGCTGATGATACTACGAAAGACGTTAATCCTGTCGAAAGGGGCAAAAAAACCGTGGACAATCCTGAAGATCGAGTGTCAGAAGATTCTACCACCTTGAGCACGATTCTTATCAACGATCGTTTTTCAAAAGAACGAAAGTCCAGATCGTCGAAAATTGGAACCTCCATGAAGCTTAGACGTGATTTCACTATGGAGACCGAGGGTACGGTAATTGGCGAAACTTCCACGTTGATACTGAATAAAGATGGGGTTGGTCAAAACAACGTTCTGACCCTAAACATCGATCCCACGCTGCCAGAAGCTGGTAACGATACAACTGCCGCTTCGCAAGTTACGTTGAACGATTCATTGGAATTTGTCCCGAGGAATTCGTCCATCGTACTAACCTTAATGGATCAAACTACAAAGGATTATTTTCTTACTACAAACAACGTAATGCTTTCATCGACTGAAATCGATCAAATGCAAATGGACATCGAAACGTCGACCATTTCGTTAAGTAACGACGAGGATCAGTTATTGAGTTTCGATACGATCGTCACGTCATTGGAACCGAATGACGAAGACTCTCGTGTGACGATGGAAGATGTGCCTTTACGTAATATGGATAATTCCTCGCACAAACTGCAATCGGAGGAGCCTCCGTGGCCAGTTAAACACAGCGCTGTGGTAGAAGGTGATTTAGTGTTGGGTGGTTTGATGATGGTGCACGAGAGAGAGGACTACTACACTTGCGGCCCAGTGATGCCACAGGGTGGTGTCCAAGCACTCGAGGCTATGTTGTATACCTTAGACACGCTCAACGATCGTGAAATCGTGCCCGGTGTCAAGATTGGTGCACATATTCTCGACGATTGCGACAAGGATACATATGGTTTGGAAATGGCTGTAGATTTCATCAAAGGTACGTACATGCACGTGTTTATTTGTTTACTGATTGAGGACTGGTGATTAATTTATACTCGGTACCATTAGTAATTAATAGCGTGATTGACGGATGGAGCTTATTAGAGATTCGAAGTGTTTATTCGATTCGATTGATTACATCAACGTCATCGAGCCATTAGGCGAGTGtcgtttataaatacaattccaTTAGGAGATATTGGTTAAATTATCTGTATGTAAGGTGCATTGAAAGTGCATTGAAATagattctttataaaaatttccaaaacaTGTTCGATCAATAAATTCttcataaaacgttattaGGTGAATTAGAtattagaaaaagatatttttatggtTTAACACTTTTCATTTGTagatagataaaaatttgtttagcAATCGATAAATGAGCAGGTcaattatatatgaaaatgtcgaaatatttcgaaagatAGATTCGACTAATTTCGTGTCATGGAATTTGTAAGAATCGAAGGAACTTTAAGTTCGGGAAAATcttttggaaaaaatgtattaataattttaattataaatacggAATTATATGTAACTTTGATGATCTTCGTAATCACCAAgagaaatattacattaaactACGAGTTTGGATATCGGTTCTATGTgaataggaaaaaaaaatattatttctgagATATACAGCTGAAACATCGCTCAGAACTTGTCTGCTTCTAAACGACCCTGAAAATGTTATCTCGTCGAGTAATAAATAGAAGTGCCTACAAATTACTTCTCGAGAAACTTTTTCCATATCTTTAGCAATACTTCGCAAGAGAGCGTTAAAAGGGAGAAACATCGTATGGCAGATTCGTCTTTCTGGCTCAACTTTCCatgagaaagaagagaagaagctTGCATCCCATTTAATCTCATTCACTTCGCAAATACGAAAAGTTTCGTCGAAATTGGTAGTAGAAAACCTGACGAAGGACTACCaagaattgaataaaatcaCCGTTTAATCTAAATTTTGTTGAGTGCCATTGGAAACCACACGGGAGAAATATGACATGTTCTAACTTTCATGTCACTTAATGGCTGAAGAAAACCATGGAACAgtataaaaaaggaataatcTGCTAGATTCCTTTACTTCTATAAGATATcattcttttgaaaattagTAACAAATTCACAGTATGCTGTAAAGaacgaataatattagtttGGTTAATTACTCTGCGCAACTAAtgttatcaatattttttaaatgtttatgaAGGGAACAAAGACACACACTTAATCCCAAAATCAGATGCAAAAATAGCTTTAAGGTGGAACTGGTTGTTAACATACTAAATTTTACAATGTGACATTACGATTTTCAGCTTTGGTCTTCAATTGCTTTCTGATATcgaaaacaagaaagaaaaatgcaaatatgcAAATGCAGGTTGTACGTAATTGTATTCAAAATTATGTAACGTTGCTACTTTGGAATCCATTGTTTCggaaatgataaataacaatGGCCATGAACCGGAAGGATGaagtgttaaataaatatcaaagtcAATATGAACAATCTTGTGGTATTGAAAGAAGGATAAAAAGCAATTAAGACAAGCTGCCTATTCTTTCTTCCGTAACCGATActcgttttttaatttattacaattggGGAAACTGCTTGACGCATTTTTTATCAATACGAAAGCAGTAAAAAaccaaataatataatcaatcTCAATTGATCTTTCGAGGCTAGCAGTATTtccatattaatattttccatcaAATGTGACTATACCCATGGTATGGTAGCATTTGGTACgagaatggaaaaaagatgtaagattttcaaatttaattaactcctaagtatttgtaaaataaacaagGTATTGCTAAGATAAATTCATagttctataataatatagaattatatactGGCGTGTCTCCTATTTACTATGAAAGTATTACACTCCGTAAgtcttttataaaatgatcGATTACTCATGCGAATTGTTTTCctaaattgtagaaaattttatcggaTCTTTATAACCATTAaaataacgatagaaaatctaaaaaaaactGAACGGAGTTTCTATGCTTTGGTGCTGAGATTGAAAACAGCTTTTTACTCTAAATACTCCactattttctgttttatttaattaatttctaatataataataaaataaaataaatagacaagataaaaagatctagaaatttttaacgcattaaaaatatataatccaTTCctctaaatttcaatttacctCCGTTTCAACTTAATTTCATTCGTCATGAGGAATGGAAGATCTCTCTGTTgtattataagaataaaacatGAAAGCTTGCTTTTgtttaaaacgaaacgaaaactACAGTTGTCATTTACGTTCTCCTACAAAACTTCTCGATTGAACAAGTCTCGGCCCATCGTTACCTCATAGTTTAAAGCCTTCGTGCGAAATCGGGTTTGTTTTTGGAGGAATGTACTTTACAAAACTTGAACATATCTCCCTAGTGGAAAAAGTTGGCGCCTAATGCGAATAGTAACTCAAAGAAATAACGAGCTACCCTGGATGCGACATTTTGTATGGAAAATTTCGTCTCTTAACGAACTATTTCCCGAGGCAACAGTGAAATTCCAGCAACTTTCTCCTAacttctccctttttctctcccgTGTTCTAtgctaatttattatatccCGTGGAATGTCTGGGTCGTGTTTACTATATAAATCAAGCGACAGAAAGCATTGTGGAGTCAGAAATCAACGAACAAACGAACAGACATTGCAAAAGAtcctttgttatatttttttaatttttttttcttactatATTCTTTGCTCGGATGTAGTGGATTTAGCAAGTGAAATTATCGAGTTggtttttttttaagtaaatataacgGCGATTTCAAAGCTTCGTTCCACCGTTTATTGGAATATATTCCCGACCCAGATATTTTATCAATGCCAAGGTCTTAATTTACCGTTTGTACGCATCGATCGATGCCGCGAAGCGGTTTGATAGATTCCACGAGCGTTTCACGCTTCCTACGTGTGAATGCAAACCACGACGGCGATGCGGCAATTGTAAAACTGTGCTGCTGGAAACAGTGTGACAGAGATAACGATTGTACCACCAATgtatcgatattaaataaaaagcacCGGGCATGCTGCAGCAGTTTTGGAGAAAATGAGGCCTTCGGAAGGCAAATGTCTTTAGTCTATAATCCCTAGAAGTTTTATAGCGCGTATTTGGAAGTTAAATCCTGTGTTCCTGCTGCATCCTTACgaaatacacatatgtattaCTGTACACTATTATGTgctattatttactattttat is part of the Bombus pyrosoma isolate SC7728 linkage group LG13, ASM1482585v1, whole genome shotgun sequence genome and encodes:
- the LOC122574509 gene encoding uncharacterized protein LOC122574509, with the protein product MRRNNGWLAVLAVSLLLSIIRNSLAGERYPLDYGNAELPVNHSKTTYRTYNSNEPSLDSQNYLNPSSVAISSKSSTSTTTPLQSHLHINKKNTILSKGETKAITRRATKLSNINLPGENFNNDRSIHDDRRQSKLVDPNERSRNVRASESSEQVAEGSNSLSLEIPEQPRLSSWIPRGAIKNISRRINRVRLPEPSKTREHKTTTEAIRRGSVLLDKGYPYYGHVRAISHDDDSLTTSEGQITGVKKRERSTRNSHQRKRSEKANALQTIPNISLGETNSFNDAKRQDHRQKVIKKRFLTGYSVFSVSLNRRLNGNLKATKLITARRSKGRRENGKKRFGRSVRYLKKKPSRNINLGPWYAPRDFKLSNSDPRNDIFKTGRGNHHSSRAEGFRHHSASHKSMAARRHAENTREFNGISPKQRSTIGHDDLGDKGTYSSSIREKRNFVLAGDTSDSLPKDETLENVTFHGTIKSFLEDEIDNQEGNIVEELKYDLVQDNFTENLIDQRQHKLEELNGNDTKVYSVTLELRNESHSKRHNFSTDSINRTKLEESSASSGNYSNLVTNILTSSNESSLKGDDINPVSVNRTKLEESNVENYSHLDLINQATLEDANISKSNYLRLMTSIFKLTNKSDSINYDTNPDSINRTLVKSYIPNRNYSKTNTLKSSNGSSSTIQDTSENSIDKIKLKKSLNNQKLSSTAPSTINSRLNTDSRNSNNESVLMSPNTNNDLIGGMELDASWAEIDESQEGAIQTGEEERSTLSSVTKESENVFVNSPRGSVTAQRNSTHLRHDMNSLAEGSFVSKSNGLFQVTGRNANDPFSNSSTMQHGRKMVENFNVNTLPDQLLVNNEKQTESKLSLIPFQLQNVSKTVTFKEEEKASSRSNDKVVSKSSKINDKAVSVSDSQESRSIGHDEGKSNQRRLNGSLIVLRKDKSVDSRPIELLDQNTPTNTDEIKANEPTIRSSLKNDRGADELADDTTKDVNPVERGKKTVDNPEDRVSEDSTTLSTILINDRFSKERKSRSSKIGTSMKLRRDFTMETEGTVIGETSTLILNKDGVGQNNVLTLNIDPTLPEAGNDTTAASQVTLNDSLEFVPRNSSIVLTLMDQTTKDYFLTTNNVMLSSTEIDQMQMDIETSTISLSNDEDQLLSFDTIVTSLEPNDEDSRVTMEDVPLRNMDNSSHKLQSEEPPWPVKHSAVVEGDLVLGGLMMVHEREDYYTCGPVMPQGGVQALEAMLYTLDTLNDREIVPGVKIGAHILDDCDKDTYGLEMAVDFIKGSISNIDGAEYNCNKTAVRKVISGVVGAASSVTSIQVANLLRLFRIPQVSFFSTSPELSNKQRFEYFSRTIPSDHYQVKAMVDIVRNIGWRYVSIIYEESNYGIKAFEELEELLGKYNICIAIKEKLVKDSGVAEEKAYDEIVLKLLTKPRARGCIIFGSDQEVAGVMRAVRRLNVTGAFSWIGSDGWSARGLVSNGNEPEVEGTLSVQPQANPVKGFEEYFLNLTVENNRRNPWFVEFWEDHFQCKYPNSSVTPYNTKYTKPCTTKERLTKQNTAFEDQLQFVSDAVMAFAYAFRDMHKDLCGGKPGLCDAMKPTNGTELLRYLQKVSFEGLSGDMFKFDKNGDGPARYNIIHFKQVEPGKYKWVRVGNYLEGTLDLDMPEIQFKLGHPLPPESVCSLPCEVGQAKKYVEGERCCWHCFNCTQYQIRHPIDENQCIPCRQGTVPDDMHSTCRDIPEEFLRPESGWAIGAMSFSATGILITLCVCGVFLKHNDTPVVRASGRELSYVLLSGILLCYLVTFTLVLRPTDIVCGIQRFAAGFCFTVVYAALLTKTNRISRIFNASKHSAKRPSFISPRSQLIICSGLVFVQILVNGVWMIIDPAKAMHHYPTREDNLLVCNSYIDASYMIAFAYPIMLIVVCTVYAVLTRKIPEAFNESKHIGFTMYTTCVIWLAFVPLYFGTGNNVALRITSMSVTISLSASVTIACLFSPKLYIILIRPDRNVRQSMMPARYSTTKSSAVTATNASSMIAPVTLTAATCDQNKAVKKHIATTIDCSTQSEYYELKDQKNGKPSPPVVSRSTQTTTNNDKDSNAVISSKESKESTTTTKQLNNNARIGNGPVNQSEVSL